One genomic segment of Brevibacillus laterosporus LMG 15441 includes these proteins:
- a CDS encoding DinB family protein codes for MFQTLDHFLKSWEFEAAATQKLLRNLTDESLKQEITSQSWTLGRIAWHTVAAIRIITSNTNLTFDAPAEDYPVPTTAQFIADSYHQASNAFVQALKKEWTDHTLQESIEFIGQQMPNGSLLMFLIQHQSHHRGQMTVLMRQAGLTVPGIYGPSKEEWAKFGMEAPQM; via the coding sequence ATGTTCCAAACCTTAGACCATTTTTTAAAATCTTGGGAGTTCGAAGCTGCTGCTACACAGAAACTACTGCGTAATCTAACTGATGAATCACTTAAACAGGAAATAACTTCACAAAGTTGGACTTTAGGACGTATTGCTTGGCATACCGTTGCTGCCATTCGCATTATTACTTCAAATACAAACTTAACGTTTGATGCCCCAGCCGAAGATTATCCCGTTCCTACTACGGCTCAGTTTATAGCAGACAGTTATCATCAAGCTAGTAATGCTTTTGTACAGGCATTAAAAAAAGAATGGACTGACCATACACTACAAGAATCTATCGAATTTATAGGCCAACAGATGCCAAATGGTTCACTATTAATGTTTTTGATTCAACATCAAAGCCACCATCGAGGACAAATGACCGTTCTTATGCGACAGGCAGGATTAACTGTTCCAGGAATTTATGGTCCTTCAAAAGAGGAATGGGCAAAATTTGGTATGGAAGCACCACAAATGTAG
- a CDS encoding PLP-dependent aminotransferase family protein codes for MPVNSFENYPMTWKPDKKQLVSPIYRSIASLLEYDILNGYLTPNTKLPPQRELADYLDINLSTVTRAFKICEVKGLIYAVTGSGTFVAPNVGNAIFKADSEEKRNVIEMGIIEPLDCSNAFVAETIKSIVTKNYLEKLLDYRHPLGMPYHRMAAKKWMERFNMDVSVENIAITSGGQNSLTLILMSLFNPGDKIAVDTYTYPNFIELANMLNIHLVPVEGDIFGMIPERLDTVCRTNHLQGIYLIPSCNNPTAVTMDMNRRRDIAKVIKKHNLILMEDDIFSFLAPQGYLPISHFVPERFVYSLSISKSLSSGIRVGFLAYANQFAEKITHGIFNINIKTSALNAEVITELINTGCAEKIITQKREIAKERNILYQQYFQKNSNENPLSFFRWLPLRQRYQLKQFEQNALAHGIHVYHSHRFLVKKDESDQFIRISLTSTKDADELEKGLCILKNFLLNTDEETGQITK; via the coding sequence ATGCCTGTAAATTCATTTGAAAATTACCCAATGACATGGAAACCAGATAAGAAGCAGCTTGTTTCTCCCATATACCGATCCATTGCAAGTTTATTAGAATATGATATTCTCAATGGCTATCTCACACCTAATACCAAACTTCCTCCTCAAAGAGAACTAGCAGATTATCTTGATATTAATCTTAGTACGGTAACCAGAGCTTTTAAAATATGTGAAGTTAAAGGATTAATTTACGCTGTTACCGGAAGTGGAACCTTTGTCGCTCCTAATGTGGGAAATGCTATTTTTAAAGCAGATAGTGAAGAGAAAAGGAATGTAATAGAGATGGGGATTATAGAACCACTTGATTGCTCAAATGCATTCGTAGCAGAAACAATTAAAAGCATCGTCACTAAAAATTATTTGGAAAAATTATTGGATTACAGACATCCGTTAGGCATGCCTTATCATAGAATGGCAGCCAAAAAGTGGATGGAGCGCTTTAACATGGATGTATCTGTTGAAAATATTGCGATAACTTCTGGAGGACAAAATTCCCTTACGCTGATTTTAATGTCCCTGTTTAATCCCGGGGATAAAATTGCGGTAGATACGTATACCTACCCTAATTTTATAGAATTGGCAAATATGCTTAATATTCATTTAGTTCCAGTAGAAGGAGATATCTTTGGGATGATACCAGAACGGTTAGATACCGTATGCAGAACAAATCATTTGCAGGGAATCTATTTAATTCCTTCCTGTAATAATCCGACTGCTGTCACTATGGATATGAATCGAAGAAGAGATATAGCAAAGGTCATAAAGAAACACAACCTTATACTAATGGAAGATGACATATTTTCTTTCCTTGCTCCACAAGGTTACCTACCTATTTCACACTTTGTACCGGAACGCTTTGTTTATAGTTTAAGTATCTCTAAATCACTAAGCTCAGGCATACGAGTTGGATTTTTAGCCTACGCCAATCAGTTTGCTGAAAAAATCACTCACGGAATTTTCAATATCAATATAAAGACCTCCGCATTAAATGCAGAAGTTATAACAGAGTTGATCAATACTGGTTGTGCAGAGAAGATTATTACTCAAAAGAGAGAAATTGCCAAAGAACGTAATATTCTCTATCAACAATATTTTCAAAAAAATTCTAACGAAAACCCTTTGAGTTTCTTTCGTTGGCTTCCGTTGCGCCAAAGGTATCAACTGAAACAGTTTGAACAGAACGCTTTGGCACATGGTATTCATGTGTATCATTCCCATCGTTTTTTGGTCAAAAAAGATGAATCTGATCAGTTTATTCGTATCTCGTTGACATCTACCAAGGATGCTGATGAATTGGAGAAAGGACTTTGCATACTTAAGAATTTCTTACTAAATACCGATGAAGAAACAGGACAAATTACCAAGTAG
- a CDS encoding transposase — MGKIRKTYSKNFKLKAVQLYLSGEQGYKTLTRDLGISDPSILRRWVDHYRKEGIQGLDEKRGRTKNPLRGRPRTRPESTEEEIVRLRAENEFLKKWLGLEKR; from the coding sequence ATGGGGAAAATTAGAAAAACATATTCAAAGAATTTTAAGCTAAAAGCCGTACAGCTTTATTTGAGCGGTGAACAAGGGTACAAAACACTTACAAGGGATCTCGGCATTAGTGACCCTTCTATTTTAAGAAGATGGGTTGATCATTATAGAAAGGAAGGTATACAGGGACTAGATGAAAAACGCGGGAGAACAAAAAATCCTCTTAGAGGAAGACCACGAACAAGGCCAGAGAGTACGGAGGAAGAGATAGTTCGATTACGTGCAGAGAACGAATTCTTAAAAAAGTGGCTAGGTCTAGAAAAGAGGTGA
- a CDS encoding Lsa family ABC-F type ribosomal protection protein → MSMIQVQDLTFSYPGSFDNIFEGVNFQIDTDWKLGFIGRNGRGKTTFFHLLLGNYEYSGKIISSVEFNYFPYPVSDKNKYTHEIFEEICPQAEDWEFLREISYLNVDAEVMYRPFKTLSNGEQTKVLLAALFLTEGQFLLIDEPTNHLDTDARKTVSDYLRKKKGFILISHDRNFLDGCVDHILSINRANIEVQSGNYSSWKLNFDRQQEHEEATNQRLQKDIGRLKQSSKRTAGWSNQVEASKNGTTNSGSKLDKGFVGHKAAKMMKRAKNLESRQQKAIEEKSKLLKNVEKTESLKLEPLEFQSNELIVLADVSVKYNDQIVNKPISFKVEQGDRIVLDGKNGSGKSSILKLILGNPIQHTGSMNLGSGLVISYVQQGTSHLKGLLSDFIEEHEIDEPLFKSILRKMDFDRIQFEKDISHYSGGQKKKLLIAKSLCEKAHLYIWDEPLNFIDIYSRMQIEELIQRFNPTMVIVEHDQAFQQTVATKTISM, encoded by the coding sequence ATGTCAATGATACAAGTTCAAGACTTAACTTTTTCTTATCCAGGTAGCTTTGACAATATTTTTGAAGGTGTAAACTTTCAAATAGATACGGATTGGAAACTTGGATTTATCGGTAGAAATGGACGAGGTAAAACAACATTCTTTCATTTATTATTAGGGAATTATGAGTATAGTGGCAAAATCATTTCTTCGGTAGAATTTAATTATTTCCCTTATCCAGTTTCGGATAAAAACAAGTATACTCATGAAATCTTTGAAGAAATTTGCCCCCAAGCAGAAGATTGGGAATTTCTTCGTGAAATATCCTATCTAAATGTTGATGCTGAGGTCATGTACCGACCATTTAAAACATTATCAAATGGAGAACAAACAAAGGTGTTGCTTGCTGCACTTTTTTTGACTGAGGGTCAATTTCTATTAATTGATGAGCCAACCAATCATCTAGACACTGATGCACGAAAGACGGTCTCTGATTATCTAAGGAAGAAAAAAGGGTTTATTTTAATTTCACATGACAGAAACTTTTTAGATGGATGTGTTGATCATATTTTATCTATAAATAGGGCAAATATTGAAGTTCAAAGTGGTAACTATTCTTCTTGGAAGTTAAATTTTGATAGACAGCAGGAACACGAAGAGGCAACAAATCAGCGTCTACAAAAAGACATAGGGAGATTAAAACAGTCTTCAAAGCGTACAGCAGGCTGGTCTAATCAAGTGGAAGCTTCCAAAAATGGGACAACGAATTCGGGTTCCAAGTTGGACAAGGGTTTTGTAGGACATAAAGCAGCAAAGATGATGAAGAGAGCAAAGAACCTTGAATCAAGGCAACAAAAAGCTATTGAGGAAAAGTCAAAACTGCTAAAAAATGTGGAAAAAACTGAGTCATTAAAATTAGAACCATTGGAATTTCAGTCAAACGAATTGATTGTTTTGGCTGATGTGTCTGTTAAGTACAATGACCAAATAGTGAATAAGCCAATTAGCTTTAAAGTTGAACAAGGTGACCGAATTGTACTTGATGGAAAGAATGGAAGCGGAAAAAGTAGTATCCTCAAACTAATTCTAGGAAATCCGATACAGCATACAGGCTCAATGAATTTAGGTTCAGGCCTCGTTATTTCCTATGTCCAACAAGGTACTTCTCATTTGAAGGGACTGTTATCGGACTTTATTGAAGAGCATGAGATTGATGAACCGTTATTTAAATCCATCCTGCGTAAGATGGATTTTGACCGAATTCAATTTGAGAAAGATATATCTCATTATTCTGGTGGACAAAAGAAAAAGCTGCTTATAGCCAAAAGTTTATGTGAAAAAGCTCATTTATATATTTGGGATGAACCGTTAAATTTTATTGATATTTATTCACGCATGCAGATTGAAGAGCTTATTCAAAGATTTAATCCTACAATGGTTATTGTTGAGCATGATCAGGCATTTCAACAAACAGTTGCAACAAAAACTATATCTATGTAG
- a CDS encoding site-specific DNA-methyltransferase: protein MKPGRHIYVSIDWSMYSLFYLWMQRVGFTIKNWLVWNKVHMGMGWQYRYHPHLYF from the coding sequence TTGAAGCCAGGTAGACATATTTATGTATCTATTGATTGGAGCATGTATTCGCTCTTTTATTTGTGGATGCAGCGTGTCGGATTTACGATAAAGAATTGGCTGGTTTGGAACAAAGTACACATGGGCATGGGCTGGCAATATCGCTATCACCCCCATCTTTATTTCTGA
- a CDS encoding DNA methyltransferase → MIYPIEKPVKLMESIILSSSQEGETLADFFLESGPTVKAVNKLGR, encoded by the coding sequence ATGATTTATCCCATTGAAAAGCCAGTTAAACTTATGGAGAGTATTATTCTGAGCAGTAGTCAGGAAGGCGAAACGTTAGCGGATTTCTTTTTAGAATCTGGACCAACAGTAAAAGCGGTGAACAAGCTTGGCCGTTAA
- a CDS encoding DUF3885 domain-containing protein, whose amino-acid sequence MELKKFMEEHYHNLKLMPDFYHLWGLGIHVELGDHIYQLDRNGQLNMDRFYRVYEQVSEITSLLFQQKDDVIVVVNSYPNETKKTAYPNFFKRYVKNQKLKYSLRLHEYYWQDDEENEFVQQMELLCKVSDLKLEWLLKTLIHKDFYELQPRLRKKGSFYEPDVFLVNINTNCIFHLYDDRGCEIMNTNRAYHQELMNYFKEWETQSKS is encoded by the coding sequence ATGGAATTAAAAAAATTTATGGAAGAGCATTATCATAATTTAAAGTTAATGCCTGATTTTTATCATCTTTGGGGACTAGGAATCCATGTTGAATTAGGCGATCATATATATCAATTAGATCGCAATGGTCAACTTAATATGGATAGGTTTTATAGGGTGTATGAGCAAGTTTCCGAAATTACTTCCTTGCTATTTCAACAAAAGGATGATGTCATTGTTGTTGTGAATTCATATCCGAATGAAACAAAAAAAACAGCATATCCAAACTTTTTTAAACGTTATGTAAAAAATCAAAAACTAAAATATTCATTACGTCTTCATGAATATTATTGGCAGGATGATGAAGAGAATGAATTTGTGCAGCAGATGGAATTGTTATGTAAAGTATCTGACTTAAAATTAGAGTGGTTATTAAAAACATTGATACATAAAGATTTTTATGAATTACAGCCTCGTTTAAGAAAAAAAGGTAGCTTTTATGAGCCTGATGTATTCTTAGTAAACATCAATACAAATTGTATTTTCCATCTTTATGACGATAGAGGTTGCGAAATCATGAATACAAATAGAGCATATCATCAAGAACTAATGAATTACTTCAAAGAATGGGAAACCCAATCGAAGTCTTAA
- a CDS encoding PhzF family phenazine biosynthesis protein: MKYYVVDAFAEKLFEGNPAGVCIMKEWLPDNTMQKIATENNLSETAFAVKEGDIDNYRLRWFTPGGEIDLCGHATLATAYVITNYYEKELEKIRFQTMSGELVVLKNCNLYELDFPSIKVEEYMLTEQMVEALGVKPIETYIGRDLVFVLENEEAVLNLSPDFAKLAKFPEGLAVFVTAKGKAVDFVSRAFWPKLQVNEDPVCGSAHCSLTPFWAKRLGKNEMIARQLSKRGGTLYCKFIGERVKISGFAVLYSIADLQINC; this comes from the coding sequence ATGAAATATTACGTGGTAGACGCGTTTGCTGAAAAATTGTTTGAAGGAAATCCTGCGGGTGTCTGTATCATGAAGGAATGGCTACCAGATAACACTATGCAGAAGATCGCTACTGAAAACAACCTTTCTGAAACAGCATTTGCTGTCAAAGAGGGAGATATAGACAATTATCGTTTAAGATGGTTTACACCAGGAGGGGAAATTGATCTTTGTGGACATGCTACTCTAGCGACTGCGTATGTAATCACTAACTATTATGAAAAAGAACTAGAAAAAATCAGATTTCAAACAATGAGCGGAGAACTGGTTGTTTTGAAAAATTGCAATCTTTATGAATTGGATTTTCCAAGTATTAAAGTTGAGGAATATATGCTGACAGAACAGATGGTAGAAGCACTTGGTGTAAAGCCTATTGAAACATATATAGGGAGAGATTTGGTGTTTGTACTCGAAAATGAAGAAGCGGTGCTTAATTTATCCCCTGATTTTGCCAAATTAGCAAAATTTCCAGAAGGACTTGCAGTTTTTGTGACTGCAAAAGGAAAAGCGGTTGATTTTGTATCCAGAGCTTTTTGGCCAAAGTTACAGGTAAACGAAGATCCAGTTTGTGGCTCAGCGCATTGTAGTTTAACTCCTTTTTGGGCAAAACGACTAGGAAAAAACGAAATGATTGCTAGACAGCTTTCTAAACGTGGTGGAACACTATACTGTAAATTTATCGGGGAAAGAGTAAAAATTAGTGGTTTTGCTGTTTTATATTCTATCGCTGACCTTCAGATAAATTGTTAA